From the genome of Miscanthus floridulus cultivar M001 chromosome 10, ASM1932011v1, whole genome shotgun sequence, one region includes:
- the LOC136486220 gene encoding calmodulin-like: MDEVEQQLTKKQIEEFREAFSLFDKDGDGTITTKELGTVMRSLGQSPTEEELQGMVDEVDADGSGAIDFQEFLTLLARQMREANGADEDELREAFRVFDQDQNGFISRDELRHVLQNLGEKLSDEELAEMLREADADGDGQINYTEFAKVMLAKRRNQELEDHGSESSHSKRLCPSCTIL, translated from the exons ATGGACGAGGTGGAGCAGCAGCTGACCAAGAAACAGATCGAGGAGTTCCGGGAGGCGTTCAGCCTCTTCGACAAAGATGGCGACG GGACGATCACGACCAAGGAGCTGGGCACGGTGATGCGGTCGCTGGGGCAGAGCCCGACGGAGGAGGAGCTGCAGGGGATGGTGGACGAGGTGGACGCGGACGGCAGCGGCGCCATCGACTTCCAGGAGTTCCTCACCCTGCTGGCGCGCCAGATGCGGGAGGCCAACGGCGCCGACGAGGACGAGCTCCGGGAGGCCTTCCGCGTCTTCGACCAGGACCAGAACGGTTTCATCTCCCGCGACGAGCTCCGCCATGTCCTCCAGAACCTCGGCGAGAAACTCTCCGACGAGGAGCTCGCCGAGATGCTCCGCGAGGCCGACGCCGACGGAGATGGGCAGATCAACTACACCGAGTTCGCCAAGGTCATGCTCGCCAA ACGAAGGAACCAGGAGCTGGAAGACCATGGGAGTGAATCGTCTCACTCCAAGAGACTCTGCCCCTCCTGTACAATCCTCTGA